The following proteins are co-located in the Eptesicus fuscus isolate TK198812 chromosome 9, DD_ASM_mEF_20220401, whole genome shotgun sequence genome:
- the SMIM1 gene encoding small integral membrane protein 1 produces MEPQDPSVQYSRWEEVSVGAVSSPEEASCWQRLSGKLCSGRLGLTLRMLGGLALFWVIFILGYVTGYFVHKCK; encoded by the exons ATGGAGCCCCAGGACCCCAGCGTGCAGTACAGCAGGTGGGAGGAGGTCAGTGTGGGCGCTGTGTCCAGCCCAGAAGAGGCCTCCTGCTGGCAGAG GCTCTCCGGGAAGCTGTGCTCGGGCAGGCTGGGCCTCACCCTGAGGATGCTGGGAGGCCTGGCCCTCTTCTGGGTCATCTTCATCTTGGGCTACGTCACCGGCTACTTCGTCCACAAGTGCAAATAG